One window of the Fusobacterium perfoetens genome contains the following:
- the dapF gene encoding diaminopimelate epimerase: MEFTKMQGAGNDFLLIDGFKYNLDEIVPKIKSLCDRRFGVGGDGIMVALPSTECDVKMYYYNSDGSQGEMCGNGIRCFAKFVYEKNIVKKDILKIETLAGVQTAVLNINDKGIVEKIEIEIGNIKYSPKDIVVNVEGENAFNKKLTIDGKEITFSSIFLGVPHTVIFIEHEGQYDVNDIGSKIEVNPIFPKKTNVNFVLPLSNNEIKIFTWERGAGRTLACGTGSSSAALLCHKLKGMDNTIKVYTEGGELEVQVLEDRVKLRGSAEITFEGTVDLKK; the protein is encoded by the coding sequence ATGGAATTTACAAAAATGCAAGGAGCCGGAAATGATTTCCTGCTTATAGACGGCTTTAAATACAATCTTGATGAAATAGTTCCTAAAATTAAAAGTCTTTGTGACAGAAGATTTGGAGTTGGAGGAGATGGTATCATGGTAGCTCTTCCAAGTACAGAATGCGATGTAAAAATGTACTATTATAACAGTGACGGTTCACAAGGGGAAATGTGTGGCAATGGAATAAGATGCTTTGCTAAGTTTGTATATGAAAAAAATATTGTAAAAAAAGATATATTAAAAATAGAAACTCTTGCAGGAGTTCAGACAGCTGTCCTTAATATAAATGATAAAGGAATTGTTGAAAAAATTGAAATTGAAATAGGAAATATAAAATATTCTCCTAAAGATATAGTTGTAAATGTTGAAGGAGAAAATGCTTTTAATAAAAAACTTACAATTGACGGAAAAGAAATTACTTTTTCATCTATATTTTTAGGTGTTCCCCATACTGTAATCTTCATAGAACATGAAGGGCAATACGATGTCAATGATATAGGTTCTAAAATTGAAGTTAATCCTATTTTTCCTAAGAAAACAAATGTAAACTTTGTTCTTCCTCTTTCTAATAACGAAATAAAAATATTTACTTGGGAAAGAGGTGCTGGAAGAACTTTGGCATGTGGTACTGGTTCAAGTTCTGCTGCTCTTTTATGCCATAAATTAAAAGGAATGGACAACACAATAAAAGTTTATACAGAAGGAGGAGAACTTGAAGTTCAAGTCCTTGAAGACAGAGTTAAATTAAGAGGAAGTGCAGAAATTACTTTTGAAGGAACTGTTGATTTAAAGAAATAA
- the lysA gene encoding diaminopimelate decarboxylase, whose amino-acid sequence MKLFGSSEIINGVLHIGGISVEKLREEYGTPLYIMDQKLIEDNMKKYKEYFVSEKFKTQVIYATKAFLNIGMCQLVNKFGLGVDAVSDGELFTIKHSGFPMENVYMHGNNKSDLELEMCIDYGVGTIIVDSFSELKKLEEICRIKKEKVKVLLRVNPGIEAHTHEYIKTSKDSSKFGETIYEDKIYDIIKEFQKSEYVELLGFHCHIGSQIFDTKAFYEEIETMMKFIETVKEKLNFNTRVLNLGGGFGIYYVQGDKELNIPQIMKKMVEILENKLDEYEISLEKVIIEPGRSIVGNAGTTIYTVGGTKITHSGKKYIFVDGGMADNIRPALYQAEYEGCIANKMNEKTSDEVTVAGKCCESGDMLIKDTFMAEAQAGDILAVATTGAYNYSMASNYNRLRKPAVVLVKNGKSRLLVRRETYEYLIRNDVNFED is encoded by the coding sequence ATGAAATTGTTTGGAAGTTCTGAAATTATAAATGGTGTTCTTCATATTGGAGGAATATCTGTTGAAAAACTTAGAGAGGAATATGGAACACCTCTTTATATAATGGATCAAAAACTTATTGAAGATAATATGAAAAAATATAAAGAATATTTTGTTTCTGAAAAATTTAAAACACAGGTTATATATGCCACAAAAGCTTTTTTAAATATAGGAATGTGTCAGCTTGTAAATAAATTTGGTTTAGGAGTTGATGCTGTTTCTGATGGGGAACTTTTTACAATAAAGCATTCTGGTTTTCCTATGGAAAATGTATATATGCATGGAAATAATAAAAGTGATTTAGAACTTGAAATGTGTATTGATTATGGAGTAGGAACAATTATTGTTGATAGTTTTTCTGAATTAAAAAAACTAGAAGAAATATGTAGAATAAAAAAAGAAAAAGTAAAAGTACTTTTAAGAGTTAATCCAGGAATTGAAGCACATACTCACGAATACATAAAAACATCAAAAGATTCTTCTAAATTTGGAGAAACTATATATGAAGATAAAATATATGATATAATAAAAGAGTTCCAAAAATCTGAGTATGTTGAACTTCTTGGTTTTCACTGCCATATAGGTTCACAAATATTTGATACAAAAGCATTCTATGAAGAAATAGAAACTATGATGAAATTTATAGAAACTGTAAAAGAGAAACTAAATTTTAATACAAGAGTTCTTAATCTTGGAGGAGGATTTGGAATATATTATGTTCAAGGGGATAAAGAACTTAATATTCCTCAGATTATGAAAAAAATGGTAGAAATACTTGAAAATAAACTTGATGAATATGAAATTTCTCTTGAAAAAGTTATTATAGAGCCTGGAAGAAGTATTGTTGGAAATGCAGGGACAACAATATACACTGTAGGGGGAACAAAAATAACTCACAGTGGAAAGAAATATATATTTGTTGATGGTGGAATGGCAGATAATATAAGACCAGCTCTTTATCAGGCAGAATATGAAGGATGTATTGCCAATAAAATGAATGAAAAAACTTCTGATGAAGTTACTGTTGCAGGAAAATGCTGTGAATCAGGGGATATGCTTATAAAAGATACTTTTATGGCAGAAGCACAGGCAGGGGATATTCTTGCTGTAGCAACAACAGGAGCATACAATTATTCTATGGCAAGCAATTACAACAGACTTAGAAAACCAGCTGTTGTTCTTGTTAAAAATGGAAAATCAAGACTTCTAGTAAGAAGGGAAACATACGAATATTTAATAAGAAATGATGTAAATTTTGAAGACTAA